Proteins from one Mercurialis annua linkage group LG7, ddMerAnnu1.2, whole genome shotgun sequence genomic window:
- the LOC126657185 gene encoding E3 ubiquitin-protein ligase MBR1-like, translated as MSTTVSQNYNVDVSASFTVEPNTSLTPNVSIHLKVTSTYVPDATLSPDKSNPTPGSFLNRANQIETSRAEKSLLIPGRSLLFYNDGSFFGKMISDMNIPFSLDNLEWRTSPGFGSISLANEDDLIMQIISYVRSAAIEYATSDQRNKLRFLLNIEKKIVIPHQEFQVMAYERERELAIRRFEANINRMLQQLGFRNRRAIRESLEQAESKQIPASQASIEALEEVMHDGDGPTTKCTICLEDLAIGSRVTRMPCNHKFHKTCILTWLGTAHVCPLCRSKLPTM; from the coding sequence ATGTCGACAACCGTGTCGCAGAACTACAACGTCGATGTCTCAGCCTCGTTCACCGTAGAACCTAACACTTCTTTAACTCCCAACGTCTCCATCCACCTAAAAGTCACGTCAACTTATGTTCCAGACGCCACACTTTCTCCGGACAAGTCCAACCCTACACCGGGATCCTTCCTCAATAGAGCGAACCAGATCGAAACCTCACGCGCAGAGAAATCTTTACTCATTCCAGGCCGTTCTTTACTGTTTTATAATGATGGTTCTTTCTTCGGCAAGATGATCTCGGACATGAACATACCCTTTTCTTTGGATAATCTTGAATGGAGAACAAGTCCAGGATTTGGCTCGATTTCTTTAGCGAATGAAGATGACCTTATCATGCAGATCATCAGTTATGTTCGTTCCGCGGCGATCGAATATGCGACTTCTGATCAGAGGAACAAGCTGAGGTTTCTACTGAATATCGAAAAGAAAATCGTAATACCACATCAAGAATTTCAGGTGATGGCTTATGAAAGAGAGAGGGAATTAGCAATTCGACGGTTTGAGGCAAATATCAATCGGATGCTTCAGCAACTGGGATTTCGTAACAGGAGAGCGATAAGGGAATCGTTAGAACAAGCAGAGTCCAAGCAAATTCCGGCATCTCAGGCATCGATTGAGGCTTTAGAGGAGGTGATGCATGATGGGGACGGTCCTACAACAAAATGCACAATCTGTTTGGAAGATCTGGCGATTGGCTCTCGAGTAACTCGTATGCCATGCAATCACAAGTTTCATAAGACCTGCATTCTGACTTGGTTGGGTACCGCCCATGTTTGTCCGTTGTGTCGTTCCAAATTGCCAACTATGTAG
- the LOC126657184 gene encoding exocyst complex component EXO84B-like — MSFHMESSTTFRFRDHHQPEDATESDTGSDISSVSSDRGEEPEMESMTGKGIGRLCMELLEIKEAFDEDFHANILANYSAFFGIHEEVKDMEKELMQLKTHVSMQKKLVKDLINGLYLNVLSEEIIESADELIFDESFPTNGLEVHIRNVSETLDMLISENRMDEAISIIEMEQENLQKLHLEDEISSDSLSLYSDAISERKTMLILQLSLVAENSRTYAPELQKALFGICRLGNSNLATKLLLKYYRSRIASGIHKFQRSNTCFQGFPTKELTRFVFSMISQAAKAFVMLYGETSSYASEFNQWVQQEIEVFSVTFTKFIESISDISGRLSTVIEAVQFAMSCCLLLETQRLVLQPLLIKNLRTCMEDVFVKHIDHFKKVISIFTANDSWVLGRYLVSGILNEGYSYIVVGQQPEYCLLTNSGRKLVTLLQAISKDVTPLATFHMESSVLTGIRNLFMEYIAILRKAITYGVNVLEKGGSEVILAESVPQQVSILANLSTLEHFFSSSVSYIFRERRRFHWYSAAGT, encoded by the exons ATGAGTTTCCATATGGAATCATCAACTACATTCCGGTTCAGAGACCACCACCAACCGGAGGATGCAACCGAGTCCGATACAGGCTCCGATATCTCGTCTGTTTCCAGTGACAGAGGTGAAGAACCAGAGATGGAGTCAATGACTGGAAAG GGGATTGGAAGGCTTTGTATGGAATTACTGGAAATAAAAGAAGCTTTTGATGAGGATTTTCATGCCAATATCCTTGCTAACTACTCTGCTTTTTTCGG AATACATGAGGAGGTAAAAGACATGGAAAAGGAATTAATGCAACTAAAAACCCATGTTTCAATGCAAAAAAAGCTTGTAAAAGACCTGATCAATGGCTTATATCTCAACGTTTTATCAGAGGAGATAATAGAGTCAGCAGATGAACTTATATTTGATGAATCATTTCCTACAAATGGACTGGAAGTTCATATCAGAAATGTTTCAGAAACACTAGACATGCTTATTTCTGAAAACAGAATGGATGAGGCCATATCGATTATAGAAATGGAGCAAGAAAATTTACAAAAACTACATCTTGAAGATGAAATTTCATCAGATTCATTAAGTTTATATAGCGACGCAATTTCTGAGCGAAAAACCATGCTAATTCTGCAATTATCTCTTGTCGCTGAAAATTCAAGAACATATGCTCCAGAACTACAGAAGGCATTATTTGGCATTTGTAGATTAGGAAACAGTAATCTAGCAACTAAGTTACTGCTGAAATATTACCGCTCTCGTATTGCTTCAGGAATACACAAATTTCAGAGATCAAACACATGTTTTCAAGGATTCCCTACTAAAGAACTAACAAGATTTGTGTTTTCCATGATTTCTCAAGCAGCAAAAGCCTTTGTCATGCTTTATGGAGAAACATCTTCCTATGCATCAGAATTTAATCAGTGGGTTCAACAAGAAATCGAGGTCTTTTCCGTtacttttactaaatttattgAGTCCATCTCAGATATAAGTGGCAGGCTGTCGACAGTAATAGAAGCTGTGCAATTTGCTATGTCATGTTGCTTGTTACTAGAAACTCAAAGACTGGTGTTGCAGCCATTGTTGATCAAGAATCTTCGAACTTGTATGGAAGACGTTTTCGTGAAACATATTGATCATTTCAAGAAAGTTATCAGCATATTTACAGCTAATGATTCTTGGGTTTTAGGCAGATATCTTGTATCTGGAATTTTAAATGAAGGCTACTCTTATATAGTTGTTGGACAACAACCGGAATATTGCCTGCTCACAAACAGTGGTCGAAAGTTAGTAACTTTATTGCAGGCTATATCAAAAGATGTTACTCCTTTAGCTACCTTTCATATGGAAAGTTCTGTTCTGACAGGAATCAGAAACCTCTTCATGGAGTATATAGCCATCCTTAGAAAAGCCATAACTTATGGTGTGAATGTGTTGGAAAAAGGTGGTTCAGAAGTAATTCTGGCAGAATCAGTGCCTCAACAAGTTTCTATTCTAGCAAATTTATCGACACTTGAACATTTCTTCTCGAGCAGTGTTAGTTACATTTTTAGAGAAAGAAGGCGGTTCCATTGGTATTCAGCAGCAGGAACTTGA